A DNA window from Trichomycterus rosablanca isolate fTriRos1 chromosome 11, fTriRos1.hap1, whole genome shotgun sequence contains the following coding sequences:
- the dusp8b gene encoding dual specificity protein phosphatase 8 encodes MPVDVVIAPPLWTDMHESEMKLKMRVRRIKEGRELRGGFAAFSSCFPDVCEGKPPCVPALSLSQPCLPVANLGLTRILPHLYVGSQKDVLNKELMAQHGITYVLNASNTCPKPDFISENHFLRIPVNDSYCEKLLPWLEKSNEFIDKAKVSNSRVIVHCLAGISRSATIVIAYIMKTMCLSSDDAYRFVKDRRPSISPNFNFLGQLLEFERDLKQKTSLTCNPLRPTSHQSDEVKEIAETVEQTNEHNKHLCQRKQEAIIVNVKPPSPTSIQRDFSSLHLSTDQILHNNQLKCSFHLDFKSVYSSNQHRQACSNAPRLDTETMPKLFKLDSPKSSRVACLYSPSDKPRIPSLSESWDSSVRKSEQNDNGPLERLSSTALSLNLNLNRQAAQDPSHHASKKSTLFLSLPLSTSSIWTKHRGLAQATTPVTPTEDHPWFFSPDLDPSVNPTKFGSSTSSVETHFKRRSCQFEESIVTTQCNEDFGKLRKQSSFSGSMEVIEVS; translated from the exons ATGCCGGTGGACGTGGTGATAGCTCCTCCGTTGTGGACAGACATGCACGAGAGCGAGATGAAGCTGAAGATGCGCGTGCGACGCATCAAGGAGGGACGAGAGCTCCGAG GGGGCTTTGCTGCCTTTTCCTCCTGCTTCCCAGATGTGTGTGAGGGTAAGCCACCATGCGTACCTGCCCTGAGTCTGTCCCAACCGTGCCTACCTGTAGCCAACCTGGGCCTGACACGGATACTGCCTCATCTTTATGTGGGCTCCCAAAAAGATGTCCTCAATAAG GAACTGATGGCTCAACATGGCATTACTTATGTTCTAAATGCCAGCAACACCTGTCCAAAGCCTGACTTTATCAGCGAGAACCACTTCCTTCGCATCCCTGTCAATGACAGCTATTGTGAAAAGCTGCTACCCTGGCTGGAGAAATCAAATGAATTTATTG ACAAGGCCAAGGTCTCAAACAGTAGGGTTATCGTCCACTGTCTGGCCGGAATCTCTCGGTCTGCAACCATCGTCATTGCATACATCATGAAAACCATGTGCTTATCATCAGATGATGCATACAG GTTTGTGAAGGACCGGCGGCCTTCAATATCTCCTAACTTTAACTTCCTGGGGCAGCTCCTGGAGTTTGAGCGAGACCTAAAGCAAAAAACATCCTTAACTTGCAACCCTCTGAGGCCGACATCTCACCAGTCTGACGAAGTCAAAGAGATCGCAGAGACTGTAGAACAGACCAATGAGCATAACAAACATCTTTGTCAGAGAAAGCAAGAAGCCATAATTGTAAACGTCAAGCCACCATCACCTACCTCGATACAAAGAGACTTCAGCAGCCTTCATCTGTCCACAGACCAAATCCTGCACAACAATCAGCTCAAATGTTCCTTTCACCTTGACTTCAAGTCTGTGTATTCATCAAACCAGCATAGACAAGCCTGCTCAAATGCCCCCCGACTGGACACAGAAACCATGCCCAAGCTTTTTAAACTTGACAGTCCAAAAAGCAGCAGGGTGGCATGTTTGTACTCTCCATCTGACAAACCCAGAATTCCCAGTCTGTCTGAATCATGGGATTCATCTGTAAGAAAATCTGAACAGAACGACAATGGTCCTCTTGAGAGGTTATCATCTACAGCTCTTTCTCTCAACCTGAACCTGAATCGCCAAGCCGCACAGGATCCCTCTCATCACGCCAGCAAGAAGTCGACCTTGTTCCTCAGCTTGCCGCTCAGCACATCTTCCATCTGGACCAAGCACAGAGGACTGGCCCAGGCAACAACACCAGTGACACCAACTGAAGATCACCCATGGTTCTTCAGTCCAGATCTGGACCCTTCTGTTAATCCTACGAAATTTGGAAGCTCTACTAGCTCAGTTGAGACTCATTTCAAAAGGAGAAGCTGTCAGTTTGAGGAGAGCATCGTAACAACACAGTGTAATGAGGACTTTGGGAAACTCAGGAAGCAGTCGAGCTTCTCAGGGAGTATGGAGGTTATTGAAGTATCTTGA